caatgcatagtgccaactgtaaagtttggtggaagaggaataatggtctggggctgtttttcatggttcgggctaaacCCCTtcgttccaatgaagggaaatcttaacgctacagcatacaatgacattctagatgattctgtgcttccaactttgtggcaacagtttggggaaggttccttcctgtttcagcaagacaatgcccctgtgcacaaagcaaggtccatactgaaatggtttgtcaagatcggtgtggaagaacttgactggcctgcacagagccctgacctcaaccccatcgaacacctttgggatgaattggcaCGCCGACTGAAAGCATGGCCTtatctcccaacatcagtgcccaacctcactcatgctcttgtagctgaatggaagaaGCATATGtggcaagtccccgcagcaatgttccaacatctagtggaaaaccttcccagaagagtggaggctgttatagcaacaaagggggggaccaactccatattaatgcccgtgattttggaatgagcacGTGTCCACATCCTTTTGGTTGTATAGTGTAGCGGTTGCTGCTAACATGCATTGCTTGAATAACATCAGATTAGCAAGGCTTTTCTGCCAGGTTTTCCTACAATGTCTATCTCTGTTTACCACACCATCTCTGTCTATCCACTGCATGCATGCATTGTGCCATTCCACAACGTCTATCTCCATTCACTAAGTTCACATCTGCTTCTACAGGAGAGATGAGTTCCCAATGAGCTTTAAACACATAGCCCTAAGGACAAACTGTTTAGGACTCCTATTGACAATGAGGCTCAGGGCAGGAGTGCTGATGTAGGATCTGTTTATGCTGATGTAGGATCTGTTTCTGCTGATGTAGGATCTGTTTCTGCTGATGTAGGATCTGTTTCTGCTGATGTAGGATCTGTTTTCTGATGATGTAGGATCTGTTTTCTGATGATGTAGGATCTGTTTCTGCTGATGTAGGATCTGTTTCTGCTGATGTAGGATCCGTTTATGCTGATGTAGGATCTGTTTTCTGCTGATGTAGGATCCGTTTATGCTGATGTAGGATCCGTTTCTGCTGATGTAGGATCCGTTTTCTGTCCTTATatagcagcgtttcccaaactcggtcctctggACCTCAAGGGGTGCACGTTGTTGTGGTTTTTGTAAAAAATTTTGGGCTGCTTTTACCCTTTTTTCGTGATCtccaaattggtagttacagtcttgtcccatcgctgcaccTTCCGTACGgcctcgggagaggtgaaggtcgagagccatgcgtcctctgaaacacgactcTGCCAAGTCACACTGCtacttgacacactgctcgcttaacctggtagccagccacaccaatgtgtcggaaggaACACCGTCCAACTGGTAACCACATCAGCGTGCACTGCCCcctgcccgccacaggagtcgcgagagagcaatgggacaaggaaatcctggccggccaaaccctcccctagcctggacgacgctgggccaattgtgcgccgcctcaagggtctcccagtcacggccagtcacagcctgggattgaacccggatctgtagtgacgcctcaagcctTGCGATGCTATAcctgaccgctgcgccactcaggaggccaggTGTGTGGTTTTTGCCCCAGCAATACACAGCCGATTGAAatagtcaactaatcatcaagctttgatcatttgaatcagctgtgtagtgtttgGGCAAAAAACAAAAAGGTGGACCACTTGAGGTCccgaggaccaagtttgggaaacgctggtctATAAATGATAATAAATAGGATGATATGGACGTGGCGGGGGACCTGGGGGCTGTATGTATAAAGTGTCTCCGAGTaagagtactgatctaggatcagattcccCCCTGTCCGTATACTCTAATTCATTTTGATCTAAAAGGACATCTTGACCCTAGATCAGCTTTATTCAAAAAATACAGACAGGCCCTGGCATGAGAATGATCGATCATACACTTTccccttttagatcataatgaatacgaTTATATGGACAGGTCCCAGATCAGTACACCTACTCTCAACGGAGCCCTGGCATGAGAATGATCAATCATACCTTTccccttttagatcataatgaatacgaTTATATGGACAGGTCCCAGATCAGTACACCTACTCTCAACGGAGCCCTGGCATGAGAATGATCGATCATACACTTTccccttttagatcataatgaatacgaTTGTATGGACAGGTCCCAGATCAGTACACCTACTCTCAACGGAGCCCTGGCGTGAGAATGACTGATCATCATACACACTGACAGCTGGTAGACATGGTGTGATGATGTCATTATCTATGGTGGAGATGATTAGGAGGAAAAGTCTAAATGATACAGCACCATCGACGGTCAGCTCTGTTGACAGATGCGCTAAAGTACACACAGCAATGCTTTACTATACCTGAGAAGACTTTTTGTGgaccaacaattgattcccattcaaaatcctattttccctaatccctaaacctaacctcaaATTTAACTCTAATTTTAAGCCTAAttctaacccctaaacctaaaataTCCTTTTTACAAGTGAGGACTGACAAAATATCTTCACTTCTCTGAATGTTAGTTGGTTTACAATTCtagtgaggacttctggtacacacacacatacacacacacacacagtcaattaCAAAGACTCAAGAATATAAAGGTGCTTGTGCGCGCGCCTTTGTCCGGCGTGCGTGCATGCCAGCGTTTTGGGCATCATTTGCTACTGATTAAGAACTTAACCTAATTGTGAAGACTCCTATGTGTCAAATAAAAATAGAAACGTTACAAAACTATAGGGTATTTTAGTTACACGTAATTAGCTTACCAACCGAGTGGCCATTTAACGTGGAGCATGGCCTAAGTGCGTGACATATTGTAGACTTGTGTGTCTTATAAAATAATACAGTTATACAAGCAAAAAGGTAGGCGACGTAGGGTAGGTAATTACAACAAGGTAATTCATTTAGGCTACTAACCGGCTATGTCCCACAACTGCAGACGCACCACCGTCTTGTGATCCCAATTGAGGATTTTGAGAGCGAAGTCTACTCCTATGGTGGCCCGGTAATGTTGAGAGAATATCTGATGGACATAACGCTTGATTATGGACGTCTTGCCGACACCCAAGTCACCGATGACCAGGACCTTGAGCAAGCGTTCTTGCTGCATGGTTGGGTTATGGGTTGGTAGAAAACAATAAAGTCTAGTTACACCACATTGTTGTCCACATATAATTTTTTTATGAAAAATATTCCAAAAGCCAGTGTCTCTTTTTTCAGTTGTTTTTATTCCATATGGGTCCACTTTTCGCAGCTCTCTTTTCCCGTTACTGAAGTTGTCTGTATGACAAATAAGGCAATTCTACACAAGATAGTATACGAATCAATTGACAGAGAAAGAAAACATGTACATCCTGTCTCACTTATTCAAAAATTGCATTCTCAAAAATATTCCAGAAGTTATTTATATTTTCTCAGTTTTTCTATTTCTATACAAGTCCACGACTGTGCGTATTGGTGACTCTTCACCTGTTACCCAACCTTCATTCCATCTAGCGCAAAAAGGAGAACTTCTAAAAAGTGCCGTCAGCGCAAAGTCATTAACTAACTGTCGAATGAGGTCAAACAGCCTGCGGTCTGTGTGCGTGCTCAACTTTTCTAGAAGTCGTTGCCGTTTCTCTGCGCATGAAGCTTCTTCTGCCCGTTAGCTGTTTGACGACCACACCCCTTTAACCGATCAAATAAAGGCTAACTACACAACATAGTTGTCCACCTACAAAAATGTAATGGAAAATACATAAAGAAACAAATTGTCCAagcagtggttgaaaaagtacccaattgtcatacttgagtaaaagtaaagataccttaatagaaaatgactcaagtgcaagtaaaagtctaaaagtatctggtttaaaatatatttaagtatcaaaagtaaatggttttggtaaaatatacttaagtatcaaaagtaaaagtataaataatttcagaTTCCTTATATAAAACAAACTAGACTGCATAATGTtatcgtatttttttttttttttttttaatatacggatagccaggggcatgccCTAACACTCTGActtaatttacaaacgaagcatgtgtttagtgagtctgccagatcagaggcagtagggatgaccagggatgttctcttgataagtgtgtgaattaggcaATTGtcctgtcttgctaagcattcaaagtgtaatgagtacttttgggtgtcaggaaaaatatatatttgtaaagtaaagtacagataccccaaaaaacgaattaagtagtactttgaagtatttttacttaaatactttacaccactgaaccCAAGTCAGTGTCTATCTTTTTTCCCATTCCATATGGGTCCACTTTTCAGCAGCTCCCTTTTCCCCATTACCTGAAGTTGTCTGTATGCCAAATAAGGCAATCCTCCACATATTCTAGCCTAAACTAGTACATTAattgatagagagaaagaaacattCGCATTCTCAAAACATATTccagtttatttattttctcactTTCTCTATTTCCATACACGTCCAATGAATTCACGCACAACTGTCCGTATTGGTGACTCTTCACCTGTTACCCAACTTCCATTCCATCTAGTGCAAAAAAAGTTATAAAAAGTGATGTCATCAGCTGTCAAGTTAGGTCAAGCAGCACGTGAGTGCGCGCTCGCCTCAAGTAGAAGCAGTTGCCATTCCTCTGAGCGTGAAGCGTCTTCTGCCCAGCCGTCAGCTGTTTGACGACCACACCCCTTTAACCGATAAAGTTGTGTAGGCCCACACAAGCCTGGTCTTTATACGCCCGCTACGATAGGTTAACACAAGCCTGGTCTTTATACGCCCGCTACGATAGGTTAACACACGCCTGGTCTTTATACGCCCGCTACGATAGGTTAACACAAGCCTGGTCTTTATACGCCCGCTACGATAGGTTAACACAAGCCTGGTCTTTATACGCCCGCTACGATAGGTTAATACAAGCCTGGGCTTTATACGCCCGCTACGATAGGTTAACACAAGCATGGGCTTTCTGCGTCTGCTACGATAGGTTAAGAATAGCCTGGTCTTTCTACGCCCACTACGATAGGTTAACACAAGCCTGGTCGTTCTACGCCTGCTACGATAGGTTAACACAAGCCAAGCGTTCACTGTACTGTCTGTCCATCGCTCTGACGCAACATAGCGCAGCAGGgggaaacaaaaaaatatatatataccagTGTAtgtcccgagtggagcagcggtctgaggcgtcactacagactctggttcgatTCCCGGCTGTCCCATAgcgcggtgcacaattggcccagcgtcgtctgggttaggccgtcattgtaaataagaatttgttcttcaccgacttgcctagttaaataaaataaaaaataaaaaattcgtCCCAGCGCACTGTCAAGCAGTAACTGTTGGTTACCGACATGTCCCCCTTAATAACGCATAAATAGTCCATTTTACACGCAAAATTATAAACCGTTTTATCAATTGAACAAACAATACATGTTTTATATCAGCGGGTCTGTCTGGTaggcagtatgtagggaataaaCAGTTTCTTATTAAGGATTAGTGCGCTTTCACCCACCAAAAAGGGTTGccatacaacaggtgaaatgatTGATATGCTATAAAAACAAAATTACAACATTTAAATACGATATTtataatggtgttataacaaGAGTTGATATATAGGACTAGGCTTATAGAGGTTTCTTCTATGCTATTTGTGTCGCTGTGGGTTTTTGTAGAGATGAGAAAAGTGGTGGTCCGCCTCTATATTGATGTTTACGGTAGTCGTGGTCCTGATGCGGGTTGGGGAAGTGGAATGAGTCAGGTTCTGTGATGCTGCTGCTAGCGCTGCCATTTCATCAACAGCAACATTCATTGCATAACATTTTGCGGCCTTCAAAAAACAGGAAACGAAAaaagagagaggagtgaaaagaAAACGAACCCTTCGAATTTATCACATTCGAAACGAGTGTGGTTGTAAACAATAGTGCAGACTTCCGTCTACAAATAATAACCGTTTGTGGAGTAAAGCGTGCTGTGGATTTTTCTCTTAGACCTAGGCCGTTCGAGCCCGTTGTTATCGTTATAAACCGTAATAAAGACATGCCACATTAGACCCGTCGTTGGATCTCTCCAGGGGAATTGTAAACGGTGGTTTATGTGTTGTTGTAAGACGTTTTTCCGGCGTTTGATCTACGAAAGAGGAGACGAGCTTCTCGATACGATGGAACCTGCAGCATTCGGGTTCTGAACGCCGCAACAAAACAACGTAAGATGAAACCATTCCATGTTCTAGGCTATAGGCCTCTCTCGTAATTGTGACCTAGATcccaataaaatacattttaatttcagGATAATGATGGGAGAAATAAGAAAGGGCTTTGAATAAAGTGGATGACGTTACACTGCTTGGTCTTGGAAGCCTATAATGAGAGTGACAGGTGGGATGTTGTGGTTATTAAGTTCAGTATCAAATGATCGTGTAGATTCTATCCTAGCCTACTGTTCTCCACTCGATTCCCCATTACTGACAGATCAGGTTGAATTATCCCTAaaataataaatcaaataatCAATTATCCTGCCATAAGGAAAAATGGAGGGGCCCATTCATTGACCTTGGTAGGTCTGGTAAAAAAACGTTTGATTTGAATCCAAAAGCACCTTATGGGAAATATCATTTTAGTCCCTTAgtagactctcttatccagagagacttagagTAGTGAGTGGAAACATTTACATTCTGGgcccctgtgggaatcgaacccacaaccctggcgttgcaagcgccatgcgcTACCAAATGAGCCACATCCACGGTATGCTCTACAATAGACATGGTTTTGTCCTCTATAGGTGACTGTAATAGGTTACAGCCAACTGTCCGTGTCAATGCTCCAGAGATCCTAGCTAAAGCCTATATCCGGGCTGAGTCAACAGCTATGGGGGTGGGTATTATGGTTATTCTCTATCTGTGTGGCCACGGTAGGCCGAGTGTTTGCATATTAAGCGGACTGTGTAATCCCCCGGCCAAGCAGAGTGAGGTGGTGTCGGTGGGCTTTAGTTGGCACTAGAGGCAGTGTGATGGCTGGATAACCAGGCCTGTGCATAGAATGCAATACCATAATAAATTATTGCATTGTGGGGTTTTCAAGAAGCATAGGTCTATAGAACATGGAATAGAATAGATTATAGAATAAAATATGTTAGCTATATTACTTACTTTCCACTGGCTACAACTAGAATGAAATAACTTTATTTTTCTTAGAGGGAAATTCAACAGGGCTTTTTATATTCAGCAAATAAAATAAATCCTTGATAACCTAAAACAGACTATCAAATAGGTAACAGATAAATCAAGTGACTTGAAAGTTGGCCAACATATCGGATTTCCAATAGTCACATGCTTGTAATTAAACATGTGGCTATAATaggcattataaactgggtggtttgagccctgaattctgattggctgaaggtcatggtatatcagaccgtataccacgggtatgccaaaacatgtattttctctaattatgttggtaacctgtttataatagcagtaaggcacctcgagggtttgtagtatatggccaatataccacggctaagggctgtatccaggcactccacgttgcgttgTGCAGAGGAAACagtccttagctgtggtatattggctatataccacacctcctcgggcatTATTGCTTAATTGTAACACTGGGGGCCTAGATAAAAACCATGGCCAAATCAAGATGAGGAGTGTAGCCTTTTTTCTCATCACCAAAGGCAGGGCCGTCTCTAGCCTTCTGGGGACCCTAAGTGAACACTGTTGTTACGGGTTAACTGTCTGACTCTGGTTTTGTGCGTCCATTCGCCTGTGTCTCTCTCCACGTGCCTGATTTACCCGACGACAGACGCTAGACAGTAGTCACCATGGAGGCGATATGGCTGTACCAGTTCCGACTCATCGTCATTGGGGACTCGACGGTGGGGAAATCGTGTTTGATCCGGCGGTTCACAGAGGGACGCTTCGCCCAGGTGAGCGACCCAACAGTCGGCGTAGATTTCTTCTCTCGCCTGGTGGAGATCGAGCCGGGGAGACGGATCAAGCTACAGATCTGGGACACCGCGGGACAGGAGCGCTtcaggtgtggtgtgtgtgtgtgtgtgtgtgtgtgtgtgtatatgtgtgtgtgtatatgtgtgtgtgtgtgtgtgtgtgtgtgtgtgggaggggggagggatcTAAGGATGCTGACAGGTATTTATAGTCGAATATTAACTGCTTTCGGTAGTGATCTATCATAGCCTACCTTTCGAATGACAACGCGCTCTGGTGTGTCAATGCTGCTTCTTGTCCAACAAGACTATGAGGTCTACACTGAAGTCAGGTTGTGTCATTGCACTACTGATTAGGGTTATTGACTAGTTAAAAGAGCCTTATTATGCAAAGTACAAAGGGTATGCGGTTATTGGCCTATTTCAATATTTACTTTCTGGAACATCAGTAACACATTGGATATGCATGCCTAAATAGGCCTGATAGACATTTCTAGAACATACAAAACAAGTATATGAGGACCCATTTTTcataaataaatatacattttacatttaaataGGTAACAGcctttgaacacacacacacacacacacacacttgctttGTCAGCATTCCATCTGTCTCCATTTCCTGCTCTATATCTGTGTCTTGATTCATTTCAACGGTTTATGAATATTTTACCAGCCTCCTatcttcattctctctttcttgaagtcctcttcttccacctccccttccctctatccacccacaccttgCCTGCCTGTCATATCACTCCTCCcacttcctctccccttcctgtcctccctccctcccgcctctCACATTTTCTCTTCTGCCAAACTTTCCCTCTCCCTCGCTACCCACTCTCTCCCCTTTTCTAACCTTTATATCTGTCTCCTAatacctccctctccctcgctaCCCACTCTCTCCCCTTTTCTAACCTTTATATCTGTCTCCTAatacctccctctccctcgctaCCCACTCTCTCCCCTTTTCTAACCTTTATATCTGTCTCCTAatacctccctctccctcgctaCCCACTCTCTCCCCTTTTCTAACCTTTATATCTGTCTCCTaatacccctctctccctcacacacacacacactcttctttTAGTTCAGAACGACACTCTTTTTGTCTTTGTGATGAGTGTGACGCAACAGTAACACTGTTGATAACATCTCAGATGTTTCCTCAACGATGTGGATGTTTCTATCCTCCACTGTGATCTGCCATGTCATCCAGGCTCAGCTTAGTAGCCAATAGTCCATCTATATGTCATGTTCTCTCTCATCTCAACCCTCTCTCAGGTCCATCACCAGAGCCTACTATCGTAACTCGGTGGGCGGGCTCCTGCTGTTTGACATCACAAACCGTCGCTCCTTCCAGAACGTTCATGATTGGCTAGAGGAGGCCCGGAGTCACGTCCAACCACACAGCATCGTGTTCCTATTGGTCGGACACAAGTGTGACCTGGAGCCTCAGCGTCAGGTAGCCTATCGgaatgtgtgtctgtatgtttgaTTGAGCATTGGAATAATCCTCACCCTAACTAAGGATACTATAAATGACGCCTGAAACACATTTCTATGAAAtgtgacaataaaataaaatctttACCTTTAAAAATCGCCAGGTGACTCGTCAGGAAGCTGAGAAACTCGCCGGCGCCTACGGGATGCGTTACGTAGAAACCTCGGCCCGCGACGCCATCAATGTGGAGCACGCCTTCACGGAGCTGACCAGGGACATCTTCCACCTGGTGAGGAGATAACCTTCCTCAACCCGAGTCCAGAATCAAAATGGAGTCACATTTTCAATGCTAACCCTTGGCTATTAAAGCAATATGGGCTAGTCCCATACACTGGTACAAACCTACGCTTGTGAAAACATGAATCTCAAAGAAACTAAATTGGAAATTAATATACAATTATTAGGTTATTGCCATTTTAACAAGTCATTTCAAAATAAATACCTGATAAttactagggctgggaattgccagggacctcacgatacactAGTATTACAATACCGACAATAGTATTACAATACCGACAATAGTATTACAATACCGACAATACTATTACAATACTGACAATACTATTACAATACTGACAATAGTATtacaatacttaggtgccgatacatTATGGATTGTGATtatcacgattctatatgtattgctgtttgattctgtgattttattgcgatgatgatgttccaaacatatcactcactatatgtctgctgcagagagacgagagagagcaggagaaaatGAGTTTTAGTCAGTCAAGGAAACAAATAGCATGTTGGCTCAGTATTTagaaagaagatggagaacaagctatgggATTTGGAGCAGGTATAGCCAACTAGCCCTAGTTAACGCTACCTACAGTAGcaat
The sequence above is drawn from the Salvelinus namaycush isolate Seneca chromosome 36, SaNama_1.0, whole genome shotgun sequence genome and encodes:
- the LOC120030648 gene encoding ras-related protein Rab-39B-like gives rise to the protein MEAIWLYQFRLIVIGDSTVGKSCLIRRFTEGRFAQVSDPTVGVDFFSRLVEIEPGRRIKLQIWDTAGQERFRSITRAYYRNSVGGLLLFDITNRRSFQNVHDWLEEARSHVQPHSIVFLLVGHKCDLEPQRQVTRQEAEKLAGAYGMRYVETSARDAINVEHAFTELTRDIFHLVRSGDITIQEGWEGVKSGFVPNVVHSSEEVTKSDRRCLC